A genomic region of Streptomyces sp. NBC_00247 contains the following coding sequences:
- a CDS encoding helix-turn-helix transcriptional regulator, producing MDDLAGFLRTRRSRVDPVASGIPNDSRRRVEGLRREEVAHLSGVSVDYYVRLEQGRATRPSGQVLDALARVLGLDETERDHLCRLAQQRRPRAKAPGGRVRPELLRVLDLVTDAPALIMNHRLDVLAGNRLAGLLFGREIPGLNTARHIFLEEAERGLYADWDGCTVDVVGHLRLAAGEYPDDPRLASLIGELSMGSERFRRLWARAEVSARTHGRKAYRHPLVGLLELHQENFALPGDSGMELLVLSAAAGSAAQDALRLLAGLGEDGAGARPHQEHPGRRVPHL from the coding sequence ATGGACGATCTCGCGGGTTTTCTGAGGACCCGGCGTTCCCGGGTCGATCCGGTCGCCTCCGGTATCCCCAACGACAGCCGCCGCCGGGTCGAGGGGCTGCGCCGCGAAGAGGTCGCGCACCTGTCCGGCGTCAGCGTCGACTACTACGTACGCCTGGAGCAGGGCCGCGCCACCCGGCCATCCGGGCAGGTTCTCGACGCGCTCGCCCGTGTCCTCGGCCTCGACGAGACCGAACGCGACCATCTCTGCCGGCTCGCCCAGCAGCGCCGCCCCCGCGCGAAGGCGCCGGGCGGGCGGGTCCGGCCGGAGCTGCTGCGCGTCCTCGACCTGGTCACCGACGCACCCGCGCTGATCATGAACCACCGCCTGGACGTGCTCGCCGGCAACCGCCTCGCCGGCCTCCTCTTCGGCCGGGAGATTCCTGGGCTCAACACCGCCCGGCACATCTTCCTGGAGGAGGCGGAGCGCGGCCTGTACGCGGACTGGGACGGCTGCACCGTCGACGTGGTCGGGCACCTGCGCCTGGCCGCCGGAGAATACCCCGACGATCCCCGACTGGCTTCCCTCATCGGCGAGTTGTCGATGGGCAGCGAACGCTTCCGCCGCCTCTGGGCCCGCGCGGAAGTGTCCGCCCGCACCCACGGGCGCAAGGCGTACCGGCACCCGCTGGTCGGACTGCTGGAACTCCACCAGGAGAACTTCGCACTGCCGGGCGACTCGGGAATGGAACTGCTGGTGCTGTCCGCCGCCGCCGGCAGCGCCGCCCAGGACGCGCTGCGCCTCCTCGCGGGCCTGGGCGAGGACGGCGCGGGCGCGCGTCCCCACCAGGAACACCCAGGTCGGCGTGTGCCCCACCTCTGA
- a CDS encoding NAD(P)H-dependent oxidoreductase, with the protein MKTLIVHAHPEPNSLNGSLKDLAVSTLEGAGHEVRVSDLYAMNWKAVVDAADYGPQASSPLKVASDSGRAFEAGTLTPDVLAEQEKLLWADTIIFQFPLWWYTMPAILKGWVDRVFTYRFAYGVGVHDETKYGERFGEGTLAGKRALLSVTAGGPESHYSARGINGPVDDLLFPIQHGILYYPGIDVLPPFVLYGTDRMTAEEYRDVAKAWEQRLLALESTEPVAFRRQNFGDYEIPSLQLKEGLESPGRTGFGLHVRG; encoded by the coding sequence ATGAAGACGCTGATCGTCCACGCCCACCCGGAGCCGAACTCGCTCAACGGCTCGCTGAAGGACCTCGCGGTGTCGACCCTGGAGGGTGCCGGGCACGAGGTGCGGGTGAGCGATCTGTACGCGATGAACTGGAAGGCGGTCGTGGACGCCGCGGACTACGGCCCCCAAGCCTCCAGTCCGCTGAAGGTCGCTTCGGACTCGGGCCGGGCTTTCGAGGCGGGGACGCTCACCCCGGACGTCCTCGCCGAGCAGGAGAAGCTGTTGTGGGCCGACACGATCATCTTCCAGTTCCCGCTGTGGTGGTACACGATGCCCGCGATCCTCAAGGGCTGGGTGGACCGGGTGTTCACGTACCGCTTCGCGTACGGCGTCGGCGTGCACGACGAGACGAAGTACGGTGAGCGCTTCGGTGAGGGCACCCTGGCGGGCAAGCGGGCGCTGCTGTCGGTGACCGCGGGCGGCCCGGAATCGCACTACTCCGCGCGGGGGATCAACGGCCCCGTCGACGATCTGCTGTTCCCGATCCAGCACGGCATCCTCTACTACCCGGGCATCGACGTGCTGCCGCCGTTCGTGCTGTACGGCACCGACCGGATGACCGCCGAGGAGTACCGGGACGTGGCCAAGGCCTGGGAACAGCGCCTGCTCGCCCTGGAGTCGACCGAACCGGTCGCGTTCCGGCGGCAGAACTTCGGTGACTACGAGATCCCCTCGCTGCAGTTGAAGGAGGGCCTGGAGTCGCCGGGCCGCACGGGTTTCGGGCTGCACGTGCGGGGATGA
- a CDS encoding MFS transporter: MTTAEPRPGREADSERDRKPGETDSPGTGGPTGPAELVTSAQPVAPADLVVARDLVVPADPAGRAGPVGPADLLPAQRAPDATDPEPGSRADASDAAGRRDGADHAGRGHHTDREHPEAAPGTLLGRLTRHPVTIATAAAAVTHVLWFFFFANSGGDIAAQDAWAEFVGQHPGTAYNLAWYGGMHPVSYSVVSPYLMSLIGVRSTMMLAGTVSAGLTAMILVRVKAVRNPLVCSLAGVFAYLCNALSGRVTFGLGMMFAVGAVAAVFCWPYRWRYRRWAKAAVAAPLAGLATASSPVAGLFLGVVAAALFLHKRRPGAYAIGLPPVAVVGLSSWLFPFSGTQPMSVGTLSLPFVFAVFVFVLVPRDWKTVRTASAVYGLGTLATYFVDSQIGSNITRMAMLFAGVVLLAALPFTAPRTRRWYALVIAVAGLNFWIGFKSVADIVRTAPTASWARELAPLVNELQVVDATRGRIEVVPASSHREASALAPYVNLARGWNRQADMKRNPLFYDDTLDATNYREWLDRWAVHYVVLPKGDPDSGAAQEAALVGAGLPYLKPIWADANWKLYRVEDPTPLADPPATVLNFEADEITIRVPEAGRVLIRVPYTRWLSLVDEDGDGLDRPQETAESKERTKEDGDAPKTFDNVNGCLLQVDEETHGDQWTELVAPKAGVYKLAAPYRFSPGTPCPEELR, from the coding sequence GTGACCACCGCGGAGCCGAGACCCGGCCGCGAGGCGGACAGCGAGAGAGACCGGAAGCCGGGGGAGACCGACAGCCCCGGGACCGGTGGCCCGACGGGTCCCGCGGAGCTCGTCACGTCGGCGCAACCCGTGGCGCCGGCGGACCTCGTCGTGGCGCGGGACCTCGTCGTGCCGGCCGATCCCGCAGGACGGGCTGGTCCCGTAGGACCGGCGGACCTCCTGCCGGCCCAGCGCGCCCCGGACGCGACGGACCCGGAACCCGGGTCGCGCGCGGACGCCTCGGACGCCGCCGGCCGAAGGGACGGCGCGGACCACGCGGGCCGTGGTCACCACACCGACCGGGAGCACCCGGAGGCCGCCCCGGGCACGCTGCTGGGCCGGCTGACGCGTCACCCCGTCACGATCGCGACGGCCGCCGCGGCCGTCACCCACGTCCTCTGGTTCTTCTTCTTCGCCAACAGCGGCGGAGACATCGCGGCGCAGGACGCCTGGGCCGAGTTCGTCGGCCAGCACCCCGGTACCGCGTACAACCTCGCCTGGTACGGGGGCATGCACCCCGTCTCGTACAGCGTGGTTTCGCCCTACCTGATGTCCCTCATCGGCGTCCGCTCGACGATGATGCTCGCGGGCACCGTCTCCGCCGGGCTGACCGCGATGATCCTGGTGCGGGTCAAGGCCGTGCGGAACCCGCTCGTCTGCTCGCTCGCCGGAGTCTTCGCGTACCTGTGCAACGCGCTGTCGGGGCGGGTGACGTTCGGGCTCGGCATGATGTTCGCGGTCGGGGCCGTCGCCGCCGTCTTCTGCTGGCCGTACCGCTGGCGGTACCGGCGCTGGGCGAAGGCGGCCGTCGCCGCCCCGCTCGCCGGGCTCGCCACCGCCTCCAGCCCGGTCGCCGGGCTCTTCCTGGGCGTGGTGGCCGCCGCGCTCTTCCTGCACAAGCGACGCCCCGGCGCGTACGCCATCGGGCTGCCGCCGGTGGCGGTGGTCGGGCTGTCCTCGTGGCTGTTCCCGTTCTCCGGCACCCAGCCGATGTCGGTGGGGACGCTGTCGCTGCCGTTCGTCTTCGCGGTGTTCGTGTTCGTGCTCGTCCCCCGCGACTGGAAGACGGTCCGCACGGCGTCCGCCGTCTACGGCCTGGGCACACTCGCCACGTACTTCGTGGACTCCCAGATCGGCTCCAACATCACGCGCATGGCGATGCTCTTCGCCGGTGTCGTGCTGCTGGCCGCGCTGCCGTTCACCGCGCCGCGCACCCGTCGCTGGTACGCCCTGGTGATCGCCGTCGCCGGCCTCAACTTCTGGATCGGCTTCAAGAGCGTCGCCGACATCGTCCGTACCGCGCCCACCGCTTCGTGGGCGCGTGAGCTGGCGCCGCTGGTCAACGAGCTCCAGGTCGTCGACGCGACCAGGGGCCGGATCGAGGTCGTCCCCGCGAGCAGCCACCGTGAGGCCTCGGCGCTGGCGCCGTACGTCAACCTCGCCCGGGGCTGGAACCGCCAGGCCGACATGAAGCGCAACCCGCTCTTCTACGACGACACCCTCGACGCGACCAACTACCGCGAGTGGCTCGACCGCTGGGCCGTCCACTACGTCGTGCTGCCCAAGGGCGACCCGGACAGCGGGGCGGCCCAGGAAGCCGCTCTGGTCGGCGCGGGCCTGCCGTACCTGAAACCGATCTGGGCCGACGCCAACTGGAAGCTGTACCGGGTCGAGGACCCGACGCCGCTCGCCGACCCGCCCGCCACCGTCCTGAACTTCGAGGCCGACGAGATCACGATCCGGGTCCCGGAGGCGGGCCGTGTCCTCATCCGGGTGCCCTACACCCGCTGGCTCTCCCTCGTGGACGAGGACGGCGACGGCCTGGACCGTCCCCAGGAGACGGCGGAGTCCAAGGAACGCACCAAGGAGGACGGCGATGCTCCGAAGACCTTCGACAACGTCAACGGGTGCCTCCTCCAGGTCGACGAGGAGACGCACGGGGACCAGTGGACCGAACTGGTCGCGCCGAAGGCGGGCGTCTACAAGCTGGCCGCGCCGTACCGCTTCAGCCCCGGCACCCCTTGCCCGGAAGAACTGCGCTGA
- a CDS encoding D-alanyl-D-alanine carboxypeptidase family protein — protein MAGESPGKSEQSKSSGAAPEERDPRLSVFREPAGPSDDTVGDAADGDPGSGTDGASPADGASGTPTDAEPDTAAEPEAVDAEPEADGEPEAEARQDSATAVFRFRVPVPSADEAKSEAEPENHDEDADAVAAPEADATADATTEAEDGATEAPEGPTGPSGADSAPSGASGARERSVSAPAAGTDAADDEAPQDTGASSVEAAGNDSTEAGNDSTEGGNDSTEGAGDTRLRRAVAAWVGKDDSSAEAGKSPEAGKSPEAGESADDVETAAPEEPEEEPEAAAKPEAATAGARVPRTREEATPTEPASAATGSGASGTVGEPAGAATDSDGDAEADGDAEAEADADGADSTGVDQPTAVFTSVRPRIDQPTTALKIPKREALAKQDPKRDPERETGSDSGSKSEPKSESASERTSTFVPLRSDDVRSAPAPRRPDPRGPVVGPTVTPALDTPTEGEPDRTRSLPLPPKPPLDLLAELTNTPPPRETPVRTAVRRVKIWTPLVALLLIVFAVVQVFRPLPDPTLAVTTTPTFTFDGATPDLSWPDQGQGYMAATGLGKVGSFGKQKPVPIASVAKAMTAYIVLRDHPMKKGENGASIKVDAKGESDGKLSSEGESTLDTVKEGNVLTQRDALSAIMIPSANNIARLLARWDAGSEAAFVEKMNATAKELGMTNTTYTDPSGLNATTVSTAEDLVKLGEKLVEIPALMEITVLPSWTDPTGKLWPNYNRLVPFDGALGIKTGSTTKAGGNLLFAAHKMVDGTDQLIVGAILGQYDSQSIIDEVNRVSKTVMLATEDALKGATIVKKGQVVGVVDDGLGTTTQVVATKDVKAVGWGGLTVKLALTDDGKAVPHEAAAGTRVGTLTVGEGSSQVKVPVALAQDLSEPGIGAKLSRIG, from the coding sequence GTGGCGGGCGAGTCCCCCGGCAAGTCGGAGCAGTCGAAGTCCTCGGGGGCGGCTCCGGAGGAACGCGACCCCAGGCTCTCCGTGTTCCGTGAACCCGCCGGACCGAGCGACGACACCGTCGGTGACGCGGCGGACGGCGATCCCGGTTCCGGGACGGACGGCGCCTCCCCCGCGGACGGCGCTTCCGGCACCCCCACCGACGCGGAGCCGGACACGGCCGCGGAGCCGGAGGCCGTCGACGCGGAGCCGGAGGCCGACGGGGAGCCGGAGGCCGAGGCGCGGCAGGACTCCGCCACCGCGGTGTTCCGCTTCCGCGTTCCGGTTCCTTCGGCGGACGAGGCCAAGTCCGAGGCCGAGCCGGAGAACCACGACGAGGACGCGGACGCCGTGGCGGCTCCGGAAGCAGACGCGACGGCGGACGCCACCACCGAGGCCGAGGACGGGGCGACAGAGGCCCCTGAAGGCCCCACAGGGCCCTCCGGGGCCGATTCCGCGCCCTCGGGAGCCTCCGGCGCGCGGGAGCGCTCCGTGAGCGCCCCGGCCGCCGGTACGGACGCGGCCGACGACGAGGCTCCGCAGGACACCGGGGCCTCCTCGGTCGAGGCGGCCGGGAACGACTCCACCGAGGCCGGGAACGACTCCACCGAGGGCGGGAACGACTCCACCGAGGGCGCGGGCGACACGCGGCTTCGCCGTGCGGTCGCCGCCTGGGTCGGCAAGGACGACAGTTCCGCCGAGGCCGGGAAGTCCCCCGAGGCCGGGAAGTCTCCCGAGGCCGGGGAGTCCGCCGACGACGTGGAGACCGCAGCGCCCGAGGAGCCCGAGGAGGAGCCTGAGGCGGCGGCGAAGCCCGAGGCGGCGACCGCCGGTGCCCGGGTGCCCCGTACCCGCGAGGAGGCCACGCCCACCGAACCGGCGTCGGCGGCCACGGGCTCCGGCGCTTCCGGCACGGTCGGCGAGCCCGCCGGCGCGGCGACCGACAGCGACGGCGACGCAGAGGCCGACGGCGACGCCGAGGCAGAGGCCGACGCGGACGGCGCGGACAGCACCGGTGTCGACCAGCCCACCGCCGTGTTCACGTCGGTCCGCCCCCGGATCGACCAGCCGACCACCGCGCTGAAGATCCCCAAGCGCGAGGCCCTGGCGAAGCAGGACCCGAAGCGGGACCCCGAGCGGGAGACCGGCTCGGACTCCGGGTCGAAGTCCGAGCCGAAGTCCGAGAGCGCCTCGGAGCGCACCAGCACCTTCGTGCCGCTGCGCTCGGACGACGTACGGTCCGCGCCCGCGCCGCGCCGGCCCGATCCACGGGGCCCGGTCGTCGGTCCCACGGTCACACCGGCCCTCGATACGCCCACCGAGGGCGAGCCCGACCGGACCCGGTCGCTGCCGCTGCCTCCGAAGCCGCCGCTGGACCTGCTCGCCGAGCTGACGAACACCCCGCCGCCGCGGGAGACGCCGGTGCGTACGGCGGTCCGGCGGGTCAAGATCTGGACGCCGCTCGTCGCCCTGCTGCTGATCGTGTTTGCAGTCGTACAGGTTTTCCGGCCGCTGCCTGATCCCACGCTCGCGGTCACGACGACGCCGACGTTCACGTTCGACGGGGCCACCCCCGACCTCTCGTGGCCGGACCAGGGCCAGGGGTACATGGCGGCGACCGGCCTGGGCAAGGTCGGTTCGTTCGGGAAGCAGAAGCCGGTGCCGATCGCGAGTGTGGCGAAGGCCATGACCGCGTACATCGTGCTCCGGGACCACCCGATGAAGAAGGGTGAGAACGGGGCGTCGATCAAGGTCGACGCCAAGGGCGAGTCGGACGGCAAGCTCTCCTCCGAGGGCGAGTCCACGCTGGACACCGTCAAGGAGGGGAACGTGCTGACCCAGCGCGACGCCCTCTCCGCGATCATGATCCCGTCGGCCAACAACATCGCGCGGCTGCTGGCCCGGTGGGACGCGGGCTCGGAGGCGGCGTTCGTCGAGAAGATGAACGCCACCGCGAAGGAGCTCGGGATGACGAACACCACGTACACCGACCCCTCCGGCCTCAACGCCACCACCGTGAGCACCGCCGAGGACCTGGTGAAACTCGGCGAGAAGCTCGTCGAGATCCCGGCGCTGATGGAGATCACCGTGCTGCCGAGCTGGACCGACCCCACCGGCAAGCTCTGGCCCAACTACAACCGCCTGGTCCCCTTCGACGGGGCGCTCGGCATCAAGACCGGCTCGACCACGAAGGCGGGCGGCAACCTGCTCTTCGCGGCCCACAAGATGGTCGACGGGACCGATCAGCTGATCGTCGGCGCGATCCTCGGCCAGTACGACAGCCAGTCGATCATCGACGAGGTCAACCGGGTCAGCAAGACGGTCATGCTGGCCACCGAGGACGCCCTCAAGGGCGCCACGATCGTGAAGAAGGGCCAGGTCGTCGGGGTCGTCGACGACGGGCTCGGCACCACCACGCAGGTCGTCGCCACCAAGGACGTCAAGGCGGTCGGCTGGGGCGGGCTCACGGTGAAGCTGGCACTCACCGACGACGGCAAGGCCGTCCCGCACGAGGCGGCGGCCGGAACCCGGGTCGGCACGCTGACGGTCGGCGAGGGCAGCAGCCAGGTGAAGGTGCCGGTCGCCCTGGCCCAGGACCTGAGCGAGCCCGGTATCGGGGCCAAGCTTTCCCGGATCGGCTGA